The genomic interval ACCCCTTCCCAAGAAGACACCCTGCGGCGCATCCTTTTGGGGTTGTTGGGCTTGGGGAATTAATCGGGAGGGCGAAACATCTCCTGAAATCAACCTCCCCTAGAGAACTTGGATACCCCCTAACCCGCTCCCCACAAATGGAGAGCGGAACTTCCTCCCTTTCTCTGTTTGTGGGCTGAGGGGCGTGCCTACAAAACAAAAATTCCCCATGCTTCGCGTCTCGCCAAACATTAACGGGCAGCGGGCAATTTTTCCCGTACAATTGAACGGATAGTCTTTCAGCAAAGGAAGTAGCGGATGCCCAACGAAACAATTTCGCGGCGCGGCTTTCTGATTGCCATAACCGGCTCAGCAGTGGCGGCGGCGGCGGGCTGCCGCCCAACAAACGCCCCACCCGCCCCAACGCTCTATGTGCCGGGGAGCGACCCGAAACCAATCACGCCCACCGCCCCACCGCCGACCTCGGTACCGGTGGCAAATGCCCCCCGCGATCCCCTTTTTGGCAAACTCACTTACGATTCTACCATCCTCACCGATGTCTCGAACCTCTACGTGACGCAGTATGATTACAATAACACGCCAGAGGTTGATGCCGCCACATGGACATTCACCGTAGATGGCTTGGTGAACACCCCGCAGACCTATAGTCTAGAGGCAATCAAGGCGCTGCCTGCCCATGAGGATATGCGCGTCTTGGAGTGCATCAGCAACCCCGTTGGCGGCACGCTCATTGGCAACCTGATGTGGAAGGGTGTCCTCTTTGAGCAAATCCTGAGCCAAGTGGGGCTGAAGGCGGACGCCACACACGCCCGTTTTTATGCGGCGGATGGCTATGAGACAAGCGTTGCCCTCGAGTGGATTACCCAACCGAACGTCCTGCTTGCCTATGAGATGAATGGCGAACCGCTGACAACCGTACACGGCTTTCCGCTGCGCATCCATATGCCCGGACTGTACGGACAGAAGATGCCACGCTGGTTGACCCGTATTGAATTTATTGATTACGAATTCGAGGGGTTTTGGGAGAGTCGCGGCTGGTCTAAGACGGCGGCGATCAAGACGAAATCGATCATCCGCCAACCTACCGATAACGATCCTGTGCAGAGCGGAACGGTGGTTGTCTTGCAGGGGGTTGCCGTCGCCGGAAAACGGGCAATCCGCACCGTTGAGGTGCAGATTGAAGGCGGGGATTGGCTGCCTGCCACGATCAAAGCCCCGGCTGAAGACTCCCCCCTTGCCTGGACGCAGTGGTGGTTTGAGTACGTGATCCCCGCGCCGGGCGCTTATCAATTTTCGGTACGGGCGACGGACGAGACGGGCTACACCCAAATGACCGTCGCTGAAGGCGTCTTTGGCGGGGCATTCCCCGATGGCACGGATAAGATTCACCGCGTGTCCATTCGCAGTCAGGAGAATTCATGACCGCGCCAGAAGAACGTGCTGTCCATGTCCAGAAGCGCCCGCGCCGCCGCTTGTGGCTTATCCTCGGCGGGCTAGTGGGGGTCTTGATCGTCCTCGGTGGTGGTGGCTTTCTGGTTGGCACGGCGTTGGAAGAACAAGATACCTTCTGCGCCTCGTGCCACACTCCCTCCGAAGTGACCTACTTCAACCGCGCTTATATGGCGCTTGACCAACCTGCCGAAACGACGGTTGATCTCGCCACCGCCCATTACCGCGCTGCTCAAGCCAGCAGAACGGTGTTCAAGTGCATTGACTGCCATCGGGGGGATGCCGGACTCAGCCACCGCGTGACGGCGCTGGCGCTAGGCGCCTATGATGCAGTAGTGTTCTTCGCCGGACGGGACGATCCCACGATTGAAAAGCACAAAACGAAAACAGGCTGGTTGGCGAACGCCGCCTGCACCACCTGTCATGGCGAGACGCTGCTCTACCTTGATGGGATCAACAACCACTTTCACAGCTACCTACCAGCGGCGCGGGTGGCGCTAGAGCGCGGCGGGACGCTGCGGATTAGCGACGCCGTGCGGGAGAGCGGGCGCGAGGGCGCACGGGTGAACAGCAGCGGCGAAAGCCCCTTCACCCTAAAAACCATTGATGGGGTCGTTCCCATCCAGTGTTCAGATTGCCACCAGCCACACAAGGCACAGCCAGAGAGCGCCACATCCTATTTCATGGCAAAAGATCTGCGCATTGCCACCTGCGTCGATTGCCATATCGCTGCCAAACAAGGACCGCAAAGCGTCCGCGAATTATCGGGGGAGGAAGGGGAGGGCGACTAGCCATTCCTTCCAAATGGCGCTATAAACCCACAACGCTCTAAGAATAGGTGTAAAACCAACCCGTGTTTTCTGAACGTGAATTCGCTCTTCTCACCGCCATTGGGGATACGATTATCCCCGCCCTTGCTCTAGCGGACGACCCACACGGGTTTTACGCCCGCCCTGCCAGCGATCTGGACATTGCCAAACGGGTTGTTGGCGTCCTCCAGAGCGTTGCCGCGCCTGGGGATGTCAGCCAGTTAAAGATCGTCCTCAGTCTGCTTGATCAGCCCCTTGTCAATTCGCTGTGGGGGGGGCATTTCAAGGGCTTTTTGGAAATGACCCTTGCTGAGCGCACGGCACTTCTTCAAGACTGGGCGCGGAGTCGAATTTCGCTACGGCGGAAAGCGTTCTCTACCTTGCAGCGGTTGTTTGGGTTTCTCTTTTACACGGTGACCGATGCCGAAGGCTGCAACCCAAACTGGACGGCGATGCGCTATCCGGGTGGGGCCAACAACCTTCCCCAAACGCCCAAACCGATCACGCCGCTGACGATTAGCGAGGCAATCACGCTGACGACGGAGGTCGTCATCATTGGCAGCGGGGCGGGCGGCGGCGTGGTGGCGGGGGAGTT from Anaerolineales bacterium carries:
- a CDS encoding molybdopterin-dependent oxidoreductase, which produces MPNETISRRGFLIAITGSAVAAAAGCRPTNAPPAPTLYVPGSDPKPITPTAPPPTSVPVANAPRDPLFGKLTYDSTILTDVSNLYVTQYDYNNTPEVDAATWTFTVDGLVNTPQTYSLEAIKALPAHEDMRVLECISNPVGGTLIGNLMWKGVLFEQILSQVGLKADATHARFYAADGYETSVALEWITQPNVLLAYEMNGEPLTTVHGFPLRIHMPGLYGQKMPRWLTRIEFIDYEFEGFWESRGWSKTAAIKTKSIIRQPTDNDPVQSGTVVVLQGVAVAGKRAIRTVEVQIEGGDWLPATIKAPAEDSPLAWTQWWFEYVIPAPGAYQFSVRATDETGYTQMTVAEGVFGGAFPDGTDKIHRVSIRSQENS